The genomic interval AATATAGAAATCACCTATATATTCGTAGTTAGGATGTTTACGGCCTCCTAGTAGAAACACTCAACCCATATCGTCGAGCATATACGATATACTTATATAAGTACATATTAAGTTATTAAATAGTATTATAACTACTTATTCTTTTAATGTAAAGTTTTATCACTAAAAAAATTTTAATGAACATAAGAAACATTAAATAACCTATTTAGTTTATTATATCTTAGAAATGAAACATTACTAATTTTATATTTTCTAAAAATGAAAACTTTAAAACTTGCTCTGATAATTTTAAAATAGAGTTATTATATATATAATCTTATTTATAATCTAGTCTTGGAATAATCGTCCAAACTCTCCTAATACACTGCCTTCCCCAACATCTCTAGATCCTGGAACCTGCGGTGCAGATGAAACAACCTTAGATGCAAGTCTACTAAATGGTAAGCTTTGAATCCAAACTTCCCCTGGTCCTACTAAACTTGCAAAGAAAATCCCTTCTCCTCCAAAGACAGCATTCTTTATTCCTTTAACATACTCTATATCATAATTTACATCCTTTGTCATAGCAACTAAGCATCCTGTATCCACTTTTAATTTTTGTCCTGGTAGAAGTCTCTTTCTAACAATAGTACCACCAGCATGAATAAAGGCCATACCATCTCCTTCAAGTTTTTGAAGTATAAATCCTTCTCCCCCAAAGAACCCAGTTCCTAATTTTCTTCTAAAATCAATTCCTATACTTACTCCTTTAGCTGCACATAAAAAAGCATCCTTTTGGCATATAAGTTTACCACCATAATTTCTTAAATCTACTGGAATTATCTTTCCTGGATATGGTGAAGCAAAGGCAACCTTTTCTCTTTCTACTCCCATATTTGTAAAGGCAGTCATAAATAAGCTTTCCCCTGTTAAAACCCTCTTAGCAGCCCCTCCTAACTTTCCAAAAAATCCACCTGATCCACTACTATTGCTTCCATCACCAAAAATGGTTTCCATTTCTATGCTACTATCCATCATCATCATTGCTCCAGCCTCGGCAACAACAGTTTCTCTTGGATCTAATTCAATCTCTACAAATTGCATATCATCTCCAAAAAGTTCAAAGTCAATTTCATGTGAATTCATCATATACACATCCTCCAATAAATACATCTATTCCAACACTAAATCATAATTTTATTTTACATACTATCATAGAATATATAACTTCTACAATAAAAATATTCTAAGAAATAAAGACCTTATTATTCTTTTCGTAATTACTAAAGCCTTTATTCACACATCTTTATATAAGCTCATAGTATTTATTAAGAGGGTTTTCAAAATCTTAATAAAATCATAGTATTTTCGTAATAAAAACTTATTGACAGACAACTCAAAGAGATATAATATGATATTAAACTTAATAATATTTAATATCTATTGTGTTAAGAGGGAGTAGTTGCAAGCTATAATATCAACATCGCGGTTAACGAAAAGTTACCTGGTATTATACACCAATTTGGTTACAAGACTTTTAATATAATCTAAGGAATTTAAGGTATTTTATGTACTATTCCTTAGATTATATTAGGAGTCTTATTTTTTTGCCTCCTATACATAGATATTATTTGTTAGAAATTATCCTTAATCAATAATTTATATTAAAGAAAGGAGACAATAATATGAAGAAAGTTTATTCAAAATCAAAAGAAGAACTTTTTAAAGAACTCGGTGTAAACAAGGACGGTTTAAATGACACTGAAGTTAAAAGCATGGAAGAAAAATATGGTAAAAACGAATTAGTTGAAGGTAAGAAAAAATCTACTTTCCAAGTATTTCTTGATCAATTTAAGGACATGCTAATAATAATTCTTATATGTGCTGCCGCTATTTCAATGTTTTTAGGAGATATTGAAAGTGCCGCTGTTATCATATTCGTATTAATAGTAAATGCTACTCTTGGAACTATTCAGCATCTTAAAGCTGAACAATCATTAAGTAGCTTAAAGGCTCTCTCCTCACCTTCTACTAAAGTGCTTAGAAATGGTGAAAGAATAGAAATAGACTCAAAGGATGTAGTTGTTGGAGATATTATATTTCTTGAAGCTGGAGACTATGTTCCTGCTGATGGTAGAATTCTTGAAAACTATAGCTTACAAGTTAATGAAAGCTCATTAACTGGAGAATCTGAAAGCATAGTTAAAATGTCTGAAATAATAAAAGGAGAAGAAATCCCTATTGGTGATAGAAAAAATATGGTCTTCTCTGGAAGCTTAGTAACTTATGGTAGAGCTACTATTTTAGCAACAGCCGTTGGTATGGATACTGAAATAGGTAAAATAGCTCAGTTATTAAATGATACTAAGGAAAAGAAGACTCCTCTTCAAGCTAACTTAGATAACTTTGGTAAAAAGCTTGCAATTGGAATACTTGTTATCTGTGCAATAGTATTTGCTCTTAGTCTTTATAGAGGTGAAGCTATTATAGATGCATTCATGTTTGCAGTTGCCTTAGCAGTAGCTGCTATCCCAGAAGCTTTAAGTTCTATAGTAACAATAGTTCTTTCTTTAGGAACTCAAAAAATGGCTAAAGAAAATGCCATCATAAGAAAATTACAAGCAGTTGAAGGCTTAGGTAGTGTATCTATTATATGTTCAGATAAAACTGGTACATTAACTCAAAATAAAATGACCGTTAAAAAGATTTTTGTTGATGGAAAAGTAATAGATTCAAATGAATTAAATTTAGAAAAGAAAATAGATAATGATTTATTAACTATGAGTTTACTTTGTAATGATGCAATTACAGATTGCGAAAAAGAAATAGGTGATCCAACTGAGGTTGCCCTTGTAAACTTAGGTGATTTATACGGAGTAGATGAACTTGTTCAAAGGGATAAATTTAAAAGACTTGGTGAAATTCCTTTTGATTCAGATAGAAAACTTATGAGTGTTGTTTATAACATTCATGGTGAAAATATTATAGCTACTAAGGGAGCTGTTGATGTTCTTCTTAAAAGATCTACTAAGATTGAAACTTCTGAAGGGGTTAGACCTATAACTAAAGAATATATAGCTAAAATAGAAGAAATTAACCAAGAATTCTCAAAAACAGGTCTTAGAGTTTTATCTTTTGCATATAGAAATATTGAAAGTAGAACAGATATAAAACTTGATGATGAAAATGACTTAACCTTCATAGGTCTTATATCAATGATGGACCCACCAAGAGAAGAATCTGCTGAAGCCGTAAGAGCTTGTATAGAAGCTGGAATTAAACCTGTAATGATAACTGGTGACCATAAAATAACAGCTTCTGCCATAGCAAAACAAATAGGTATATTAAAAGATGAAAGTGAAGCTATTGAAGGTTCTGCTTTAGATAAAGTTAGTGACGAAGAACTTAAGAATATGGTAGAACACATTTCAGTATATGCTAGGGTTTCTCCAGAGCATAAAATAAGAATAGTTAGAGCATGGCAAGAAAAAGGCAATGTAGTTGCCATGACTGGTGATGGTGTCAATGACGCCCCTGCTTTAAAACAAGCTGATATAGGTGTTGCAATGGGTATTACAGGATCTGAAGTTGCTAAAGATGCCGCTTCTATGGTCTTAACAGATGATAACTTTGCAACCATAGTAAAAGCTATTGAAAATGGTAGAAATATTTACTCAAATATTAAAAATGCTATTAAATTCTTATTATCTGGTAATACTGCTGGTATATTATCAGTATTATATGCTTCCATATTAGCATTACCAGTTCCATTTGCTGCGGTACACTTATTATTTATAAACCTTTTAACTGATAGTTTACCTGCAATTGCTTTAGGTCTTGAACCTCATAAAAAAGAAGTTATGAAAGAAAAACCAAGAAAAGCTAATGCTTCTATATTAACAAAAGACTTCATTACAGATGTATTATTTGAAGGTGTAGTTATTACTATTGTTACTATGATAGCCTTCCATATTGGATTAAACCAAGGTGGACCTCTATTAGCAAGTACAATGGCCTTTGCTACTTTATGTTTATCAAGACTTGTTCACGGATTTAACAGT from Clostridium perfringens carries:
- a CDS encoding TIGR00266 family protein encodes the protein MMNSHEIDFELFGDDMQFVEIELDPRETVVAEAGAMMMMDSSIEMETIFGDGSNSSGSGGFFGKLGGAAKRVLTGESLFMTAFTNMGVEREKVAFASPYPGKIIPVDLRNYGGKLICQKDAFLCAAKGVSIGIDFRRKLGTGFFGGEGFILQKLEGDGMAFIHAGGTIVRKRLLPGQKLKVDTGCLVAMTKDVNYDIEYVKGIKNAVFGGEGIFFASLVGPGEVWIQSLPFSRLASKVVSSAPQVPGSRDVGEGSVLGEFGRLFQD
- a CDS encoding calcium-translocating P-type ATPase, PMCA-type, which translates into the protein MKKVYSKSKEELFKELGVNKDGLNDTEVKSMEEKYGKNELVEGKKKSTFQVFLDQFKDMLIIILICAAAISMFLGDIESAAVIIFVLIVNATLGTIQHLKAEQSLSSLKALSSPSTKVLRNGERIEIDSKDVVVGDIIFLEAGDYVPADGRILENYSLQVNESSLTGESESIVKMSEIIKGEEIPIGDRKNMVFSGSLVTYGRATILATAVGMDTEIGKIAQLLNDTKEKKTPLQANLDNFGKKLAIGILVICAIVFALSLYRGEAIIDAFMFAVALAVAAIPEALSSIVTIVLSLGTQKMAKENAIIRKLQAVEGLGSVSIICSDKTGTLTQNKMTVKKIFVDGKVIDSNELNLEKKIDNDLLTMSLLCNDAITDCEKEIGDPTEVALVNLGDLYGVDELVQRDKFKRLGEIPFDSDRKLMSVVYNIHGENIIATKGAVDVLLKRSTKIETSEGVRPITKEYIAKIEEINQEFSKTGLRVLSFAYRNIESRTDIKLDDENDLTFIGLISMMDPPREESAEAVRACIEAGIKPVMITGDHKITASAIAKQIGILKDESEAIEGSALDKVSDEELKNMVEHISVYARVSPEHKIRIVRAWQEKGNVVAMTGDGVNDAPALKQADIGVAMGITGSEVAKDAASMVLTDDNFATIVKAIENGRNIYSNIKNAIKFLLSGNTAGILSVLYASILALPVPFAAVHLLFINLLTDSLPAIALGLEPHKKEVMKEKPRKANASILTKDFITDVLFEGVVITIVTMIAFHIGLNQGGPLLASTMAFATLCLSRLVHGFNSKSKKHVVSKELFSNKYLWAAFGVGFVLLNIVLLVPAFEGLFQVAPLTLNNLLTIYGLSLCTFIVVQFVKFIREKFTENKTNTVQESNKENRAA